From Dryobates pubescens isolate bDryPub1 chromosome 22, bDryPub1.pri, whole genome shotgun sequence, the proteins below share one genomic window:
- the CCDC32 gene encoding coiled-coil domain-containing protein 32 — MRMIESVDSVGSRSSEDLWAEICSCLPHPDQKDASAAFTDSFLDSCADGGSQGNGSDGSSQNSLKPWAPLNDSEVYLASLERRLMRIRGLSQELTSKDMLHTLSQAKKECWDRFLQEKLESELYLEGQDTDESTLEHLKRWLQPDKVAINSEEVQCLIPPEPQPEKQEPQEEPLAAEQ; from the exons ATGAGAATGATTGAGAGCGTGGACTCCGTGGGCTCCAGGTCCAGCGAAGACCTCTGGGCTGAAATCTGTTCGTGTCTGCCTCATCCCGACCAGAAGGATGCCAGCGCTGCTTTTACAGACTCCTTCCTGGACTCCTGTGCTGACGGAGGCAGCCAGGGCAATGGATCAGATGGCTCTTCCCAAAACAGCCTGAAGCCCTGGGCCCCCCTGAACGATTCAGAGGTGTATTTAGCATCCCTGG agaggaggctgatgagGATCAGAGGCCTGTCTCAGGAGCTGACCTCCAAGGACATGCTGCACACACTCTCCCAGGCCAAGAAGGAATGCTGGGACAGGTTCCTGCAGGAGAAGTTGGAGTCTGAGCTCTACCTCGAGGGGCAGGACACTGATGAGAG CACGCTGGAGCACCTGAAGCGCTGGCTGCAGCCGGATAAAGTGGCCATCAACAGCGAGGAGGTGCAGTGCCTCATCcctccagagcctcagccagagAAGCAGGAGCCCCAGGAAGAGCCTctagctgcagagcagtga